The following proteins come from a genomic window of Malus domestica chromosome 02, GDT2T_hap1:
- the LOC139192092 gene encoding uncharacterized mitochondrial protein AtMg00810-like, with translation MNTVRVLLSVAVNNAWPLFQMDVKNAFLHGDLEEKVYMKLHPGHSRENEPNKVCRLHKAIYGLKQSHRACYSKLSSVLEAAGFKMSHVDSSLFVQSSIAGKLVVRIYVDDLIIAGDNISEIKTLKQLLHQKFAIKDLGPLKYFLRIEVATSSKGLFLNQRKYVLNLLDEANMMECKPAQTPLASKLQWHENGEPLSDPSVYQRMVGKLIYLTITRPDISYSVSLASQFMHPPNLVHWEIVKRILRYLKGSVGKGIIMKNNGSNHILAYTDADWTGNALDRKSTTGFCTFVGGNLVTWKSKKQTVIARSSAEVEYRAMAATACELIWLKGLLSELGFTRMAHMSLYCDNQAAMHIASNPVFHERTKHIEVDCHYICTQVQSKVIDTVFTCSHDQLDDLFIKALDSTQFQRLLCKLGSINPLDPA, from the coding sequence atgaacacagtgAGGGTATTGTTGTCTGTGGCAGTCAATAATGCATGGCCCTTattccaaatggatgtgaagaatgcatttcttcatggggATCTTGAAGAAAAAGTGTACATGAAATTGCATCCTGGTCATTCAAGGGAAAATGAACCCAACAAGGTCTGCAGACTTCACAAAGCCATATATGGTCTCAAACAGTCCCATCGAGCTTGTTATTCGAAGCTTAGTTCAGTCCTTGAAGCTGCAGggttcaaaatgagtcatgttgactcttctttgtttgttcAAAGTAGTATTGCTGGCAAATTGGTTGTGcgtatatatgttgatgacctAATTATTGCAGGTGACAATATAAGTGAAATCAAGACGCTTAAGCAGTTACTTCACCAAAAATTTGCCATTAAAGACTTGGGGCCCTTAAAATACTTTCTTAGAATTGaggtggctacctcttcaaagggattgttcttgaatcaaagaaagtatgttcTCAATCTTCTAGATGAAGCTAACATGATGGAATGTAAACCAGCTCAGACACCCCTAGCTAGCAAACTTCAGTGGCATGAAAATGGTGAACCTCTCTCGGACCCTAGTGTTTATCAGCGAATGGTTGGGAAACTTATTTATCTCACCATTACTAGGCCTGATATCTCATATTCAGTTAGCCTAGCCAGTCAGTTCATGCACCCTCCTAATCTAGTTCACTGGGAAATCGTCAAGAGAATACTTCGATATCTCAAGGGCTCAGTAGGAAAGGGGATAATTATGAAGAACAATGGATCAAATCACATCTTAGCCTACACAGATGCTGACTGGACTGGAAATGCCCTTGATCGAAAATCCACAACAGGTTTTTGCACATTTGTTGGAGGGAACCTTGTcacttggaagagcaagaaacaaactgTTATTGCTCGATCTAGTGCCGAAGTCGAGTATAGGGCTATGGCAGCAACAGCCTGTGAACTCATATGGTTGAAAGGTCTTCTTTCTGAGCTCGGATTCACACGCATGGCACATATGTCCTTGTATTGTGATAACCAAGCTGCCATGCACATTGCCTCCaatccagtattccatgaaaggacaaaacatattgaagttgacTGCCATTATATTTGTACTCAAGTTCAATCCAAGGTGATAGACACCGTGTTCACATGCAGCCACGATCAACTTGATGATTTATTCATAAAAGCACTAGACTCTACTCAGTTTCAGCGTTTGTTATGCAAGCTTGGATCAATCAATCCCCTTGATCCAGCTTGA
- the LOC139192094 gene encoding uncharacterized protein has product MAEENVSSADNASSSSPNLTQGVENNPNQRLCSVLLNEFNYLPWSRAVSLALEGRSKLGFINGSYEPLESTSPTYDAWHATDQLLMSWLLNSMEPKLSELFSYSESSLLL; this is encoded by the coding sequence ATGGCAGAAGAAAATGTGTCTAGTGCCGATAATGCCTCATCCTCCTCCCCAAACTTAACCCAAGGGGTTGAGAACAATCCAAATCAACGACTCTGCTCGGTGCTACTGAACGAGTTCAACTACCTTCCTTGGTCAAGAGCTGTGTCACTTGCTCTAGAAGGAAGATCGAAGCTAGGGTTTATCAATGGAAGCTATGAGCCCCTAGAATCCACTTCACCAACTTACGATGCATGGCATGCTACTGATCAGCTGCTCATGTCCTGGTTACTTAACTCCATGGAGCCAAAACTGTCTGAGCTTTTTAGCTACTCAGAGTCTTCCCTTCTCCTATGA